One Alteromonas sp. KC3 DNA segment encodes these proteins:
- a CDS encoding CopD family protein codes for MYILWFKALHIFFMLAWMAGIFYLPRLFVYHASTTSQVVKDEFKVMERRLWFFVTPFALLTLVFGVALIASYGGTWFKMSGWLHIKLLLLLALYGYHFYLFKLMKQFARDENRHTPRFYRIINEAPVLLILAIVCLAVVKPL; via the coding sequence ATGTACATTTTATGGTTTAAAGCATTACACATCTTTTTCATGCTTGCTTGGATGGCGGGAATTTTCTACCTTCCTCGCCTTTTTGTGTACCACGCGTCGACAACCTCTCAAGTCGTCAAAGACGAGTTCAAAGTCATGGAGCGGCGCTTGTGGTTTTTCGTTACACCATTCGCCCTATTAACCCTGGTATTCGGCGTAGCGCTTATTGCCAGCTACGGGGGAACATGGTTTAAAATGTCGGGATGGTTGCACATAAAATTACTGCTTTTACTTGCACTTTATGGCTACCACTTCTATTTGTTTAAGTTAATGAAGCAGTTTGCAAGAGACGAAAATCGGCATACTCCACGCTTTTATCGAATTATCAACGAAGCGCCGGTATTGTTGATACTTGCCATAGTCTGCCTAGCAGTTGTTAAACCTTTGTAA
- a CDS encoding UPF0149 family protein: protein MIFAVAAAPEIPMPEQWMPWVITNSASHLIDKDVDKLAETLMDGLRAHLGFMRSDAIPLPAHMFAPEQTDEGVRPTTALADWLNGLLQAHKQVEPVWQSAWEVHAKKNVVNTDDNEAPEVRLSRCLKLFSTLANIDLALQYRNEEQAQQLNNNLALLIKQLPALLKDYTQLAGELAEALPNQFETFVKPQ, encoded by the coding sequence ATGATTTTCGCAGTCGCCGCAGCGCCTGAAATTCCAATGCCAGAACAATGGATGCCATGGGTTATCACCAATAGTGCGAGTCATCTAATAGACAAAGACGTCGATAAACTTGCTGAAACATTAATGGATGGGCTTCGTGCTCATTTGGGGTTTATGCGCAGTGATGCCATCCCGTTACCTGCTCATATGTTTGCGCCTGAGCAAACTGACGAGGGCGTAAGACCAACAACTGCGCTAGCCGATTGGCTCAATGGTTTATTGCAGGCGCACAAGCAGGTGGAACCCGTATGGCAAAGCGCATGGGAAGTTCATGCAAAGAAAAATGTTGTTAACACGGACGATAACGAGGCGCCTGAAGTACGTCTGTCGCGGTGTCTCAAGCTCTTCTCAACCCTTGCCAATATTGATCTTGCGCTTCAATACCGCAATGAAGAGCAAGCGCAACAGCTAAATAACAATCTCGCACTGTTAATTAAACAGCTGCCTGCCTTGTTAAAAGATTATACGCAGTTAGCCGGTGAGTTAGCAGAAGCTTTACCTAATCAGTTTGAAACCTTCGTCAAACCGCAGTAA
- the minC gene encoding septum site-determining protein MinC yields MTETCFRMKGTTLTSIVLEVVDFEPDVFESQLSQKVASAPQFFTRSSLILHIVKPLAATEFELLVALCRRLQLQPMAVKGEVGELKPIINDLGLADVSQSKFTDSALKAQRVDVATQDDTKKNSQETSDKIAPQVAKPQVALFKPAKVVARPVRSGQQVYAEGSDLIVTASVSEGAELLADGNIHVYGTLRGRALAGVKGNTQARVYCQALDAELISIAGQFIMHESVKGDCWKKPAQVYLEEETLRIVPLA; encoded by the coding sequence ATGACAGAAACGTGCTTTCGCATGAAAGGCACAACGCTAACCAGCATTGTGCTAGAAGTAGTAGATTTTGAACCAGATGTTTTTGAGTCGCAGTTAAGCCAAAAAGTGGCAAGTGCGCCTCAATTTTTTACCCGCTCATCACTCATACTGCACATAGTGAAGCCGCTAGCGGCAACAGAGTTTGAACTACTGGTAGCGCTATGTAGACGCTTGCAGTTGCAACCGATGGCAGTAAAAGGTGAGGTCGGGGAGTTAAAACCCATTATCAATGACTTGGGCTTAGCAGATGTTAGCCAAAGCAAATTTACTGATTCTGCGCTTAAGGCGCAGCGAGTAGACGTTGCAACTCAAGACGACACCAAGAAAAATAGTCAAGAAACGAGTGACAAGATAGCACCGCAAGTTGCTAAACCACAAGTTGCACTATTTAAGCCAGCAAAAGTAGTGGCTCGTCCAGTGCGTTCTGGGCAACAAGTGTATGCAGAGGGAAGTGATTTAATTGTAACTGCGTCGGTGAGTGAAGGCGCTGAATTGCTTGCTGATGGCAATATACACGTGTATGGCACACTACGAGGAAGAGCGCTCGCAGGTGTTAAAGGTAATACACAAGCTCGCGTGTATTGTCAGGCGCTCGATGCAGAGCTTATTTCAATTGCTGGGCAGTTTATTATGCATGAATCGGTTAAAGGTGACTGCTGGAAAAAGCCTGCTCAAGTGTATTTAGAAGAAGAAACATTACGCATAGTGCCTTTGGCATAA
- the minE gene encoding cell division topological specificity factor MinE, translating into MGIFDLLKKKQKPSTAAVAKERLQIIVAHERKKRSEPDYLPMMQQEIIQVIRKYVTIADDQVSVQLDNNDDCSVLELNVTLPDSQ; encoded by the coding sequence ATGGGCATTTTTGATCTGCTGAAGAAAAAGCAAAAACCAAGTACAGCCGCAGTGGCGAAAGAGCGTTTACAAATTATTGTTGCACACGAACGCAAAAAACGCAGCGAGCCTGATTACCTTCCTATGATGCAACAAGAGATCATTCAAGTGATCAGGAAATACGTGACTATCGCGGATGACCAAGTTTCGGTTCAACTTGATAACAACGATGATTGCAGTGTCTTAGAGTTAAATGTGACGCTGCCTGACTCACAGTAG
- a CDS encoding DUF6776 family protein, which translates to MTTDQLKQIVGNYKWTFIVAIALSAMVIFGYQLARVVDQGDSKKVAAQNETIAILSNENNTLTTQVNQLEVALELAKRETDSMTKKVSEQKRELEAQQELLTFYERVMAPEKSEAMLAIEGVEVFKIDKNRFQLRMVLLQSRQQKTVINGNLKVSLQGTKEGRELRLKSGEALFLSEDIKYRFRFFQAINVEIVLPEGFEPDTILFSSSVYQYKTRKETFELSVPWEQALAVELE; encoded by the coding sequence ATGACAACCGATCAATTAAAACAAATCGTAGGTAACTACAAATGGACTTTCATCGTCGCCATTGCGCTATCTGCAATGGTGATATTTGGTTATCAACTAGCACGCGTTGTTGACCAAGGCGATAGCAAAAAAGTGGCGGCACAAAATGAAACTATTGCCATTTTGTCAAATGAAAACAACACGCTGACTACACAAGTTAATCAACTTGAAGTAGCGCTAGAACTAGCAAAGCGTGAAACAGATTCAATGACTAAAAAAGTGAGTGAGCAAAAAAGAGAACTAGAAGCACAGCAAGAGTTGCTGACGTTTTATGAACGCGTTATGGCGCCTGAAAAATCTGAAGCCATGCTGGCTATCGAAGGCGTTGAAGTATTCAAAATTGATAAGAATCGCTTTCAACTTCGTATGGTGCTGTTGCAATCTCGTCAACAAAAAACAGTGATTAACGGCAATTTGAAAGTGAGTCTGCAAGGCACGAAAGAGGGCCGTGAACTTAGGCTTAAATCAGGCGAAGCCCTCTTCCTGTCTGAGGATATCAAGTACCGCTTTCGTTTTTTCCAAGCAATTAATGTAGAAATAGTACTACCTGAGGGCTTTGAGCCCGACACCATTTTGTTTTCATCATCGGTGTATCAATACAAAACGCGCAAAGAAACGTTTGAATTAAGTGTCCCGTGGGAGCAAGCGCTCGCCGTAGAGCTAGAATGA
- the minD gene encoding septum site-determining protein MinD, whose protein sequence is MAKIIVVTSGKGGVGKTTSSAAISTGLALAGHKTVVIDFDVGLRNLDLIMGCERRVVYDFVNVINKEATLKQALIKDKRTDNLFILPASQTRDKDALTIEGVQAVLDELKNDFDFIICDSPAGIEQGAQMALYFADEAIVVTNPEVSSVRDSDRILGILQSKSLRAEKGESVKEHLLLTRYNPTRVESAEMLSVADVEEILAIPLLGVIPESEAVLKASNQGQPVILDSEANAGQAYSDAVKRLLGESVEHRFLEAEKKGFFKRLLGGK, encoded by the coding sequence ATGGCAAAAATAATCGTAGTAACATCGGGTAAAGGTGGCGTTGGTAAAACAACATCAAGCGCAGCAATTAGTACTGGCCTTGCGTTAGCTGGACACAAAACCGTTGTCATTGATTTCGATGTAGGCCTTCGAAACTTAGACCTAATCATGGGCTGTGAACGCCGAGTTGTGTACGACTTCGTTAATGTAATTAATAAAGAAGCTACGCTGAAACAAGCGCTTATTAAAGACAAGCGCACTGACAACTTATTTATCTTACCTGCATCTCAAACGCGAGATAAAGACGCACTGACCATTGAAGGTGTGCAAGCGGTGCTAGATGAGCTTAAAAATGACTTTGATTTCATTATTTGTGACTCACCTGCAGGTATTGAACAAGGCGCACAAATGGCTCTTTACTTTGCGGATGAAGCCATTGTAGTAACAAACCCAGAAGTATCATCGGTACGAGATTCAGACCGTATTCTTGGTATTTTACAGAGCAAATCGTTGCGCGCAGAAAAAGGTGAGTCGGTTAAAGAACATTTGCTATTGACGCGCTACAACCCAACACGCGTAGAAAGTGCAGAAATGCTTAGTGTTGCCGATGTAGAAGAAATCCTTGCTATTCCGCTTCTAGGTGTTATCCCAGAATCAGAAGCGGTACTTAAAGCGTCTAACCAAGGCCAGCCGGTCATTTTAGATTCTGAAGCTAACGCGGGGCAGGCATACTCTGACGCGGTTAAGCGTTTGTTGGGCGAGAGTGTGGAGCATCGTTTCCTTGAAGCCGAGAAGAAAGGATTCTTTAAACGCTTATTGGGAGGGAAGTAA
- a CDS encoding class II fumarate hydratase gives MAETRIEKDSMGELAVPVDALYGAQTQRAIENFPISGQAMPEAFVRALITIKKAAARANQKLGVLDDTRAQAIIDGCDSLLSNANIMKHFPVDVFQTGSGTSSNMNANEVIAYLASKQSDSNVHPNDHVNLGQSSNDVIPTAIHVSAAIEVSNELVPALDILIKIIEDKAQTLSAYCKTGRTHLMDAMPVRMDQSITAWASQLKQHRWHLKTLQAPLHTLAQGGTAVGTGVNSHPEFATTFCDVLSQLTGLEFTPAQDCFALISAQDTAVALSGVLKGIAVTLMKIANDLRWMNSGPLAGLGEITLPALQPGSSIMPGKVNPVIPEAVAMAAAQVMGNDTTISIAGQSGNFELNVMLPLIANNLLTSLSLITNSAVALGEKAIRDFSVNQDNLASSLYKNPVLVTALNPIIGYAKAAEIAKAAYKEKKPVVEVAARMTDIPKDELEALLDPTKLTSKQPLD, from the coding sequence ATGGCAGAAACGCGAATAGAAAAAGACAGTATGGGGGAGTTGGCCGTGCCGGTGGACGCTCTGTACGGTGCGCAAACCCAACGTGCAATAGAGAACTTCCCTATAAGCGGGCAGGCCATGCCAGAAGCGTTTGTTCGTGCGCTTATTACCATTAAAAAAGCCGCCGCTCGCGCTAACCAGAAATTGGGTGTGTTAGACGATACACGCGCACAAGCAATAATTGATGGGTGTGACAGCCTGTTAAGTAACGCTAACATCATGAAACACTTTCCGGTAGATGTGTTTCAAACGGGCTCGGGTACGAGCTCTAACATGAATGCTAATGAAGTTATCGCGTATTTGGCGAGTAAACAATCTGATAGCAATGTACACCCCAATGACCACGTTAATTTAGGGCAAAGTTCAAACGACGTTATTCCTACCGCTATTCATGTTAGTGCTGCAATAGAGGTAAGCAATGAATTAGTGCCAGCCCTAGATATACTCATAAAGATAATAGAAGACAAAGCCCAAACCCTTAGTGCTTATTGTAAGACGGGGCGCACCCATCTTATGGATGCTATGCCAGTTAGAATGGATCAGAGTATTACGGCGTGGGCATCGCAGTTAAAGCAACATCGCTGGCATCTAAAGACCCTGCAAGCTCCCTTACATACGTTAGCCCAAGGCGGTACTGCGGTAGGAACAGGGGTGAACTCCCATCCTGAGTTTGCGACGACTTTTTGTGATGTACTATCGCAGTTAACCGGGCTTGAATTTACACCGGCACAAGATTGCTTTGCCTTAATAAGCGCACAAGACACGGCGGTAGCCCTGTCGGGAGTGCTCAAAGGAATTGCGGTTACATTAATGAAGATAGCTAATGACCTGCGGTGGATGAATTCAGGGCCATTGGCGGGCTTAGGTGAAATTACACTACCAGCGCTTCAACCAGGCTCATCCATTATGCCAGGAAAAGTAAATCCAGTAATTCCAGAAGCGGTCGCGATGGCCGCCGCGCAAGTGATGGGCAATGACACTACAATTTCGATAGCAGGTCAGTCTGGAAACTTCGAGTTAAACGTTATGCTTCCCTTGATAGCTAATAACCTTCTGACAAGTTTGTCGCTAATCACCAACAGTGCAGTTGCCTTGGGCGAGAAAGCAATTCGCGACTTTTCTGTGAATCAAGACAACTTAGCGTCGTCGTTATATAAAAATCCAGTATTAGTAACGGCGTTAAACCCTATCATTGGCTATGCAAAAGCCGCAGAGATTGCCAAAGCCGCCTATAAAGAGAAAAAGCCAGTGGTAGAGGTGGCTGCACGCATGACTGATATCCCAAAAGACGAGCTTGAAGCGTTGCTAGACCCAACAAAATTAACGTCAAAACAGCCCCTAGATTAA
- a CDS encoding chloride channel protein, protein MRLQALREEVAHPRTSVQLCVLGIVGGTSAALIIILFRLCVEWLQATGITTLQSYLKHDWLVWLLMPLISVALILFIAFLTGFKHYRLGIPFVIHRVKYFYGHIPFRTTINQFFGGMLALAGGFVVGREGPSVHMGASGSSFLGQWLRLPYNSIRILAGCGIAAGISASFNTPFAAVIFVMEVVLREYKIHIFVPVMLAAACGSVLTRIVFGEINELSFLSFNAFSQWMYFYLVLLGILLGMLAVLFNSQLMRVMTLFRPVSMVWRLVLAAVITGTIGMFIPEALGANFVDVEHLFDTSPSTLLLVSTLVFKVILAVFAIGLGIPGGIIGPVMVIGMLAGAVLLLPLSYFIDVPEFTNSFALLGIAGMLTAVLHAPLAALSAVMELSYSPQIILPAMLVIVPAYVTSTQFFGNRSIFIRQLDYQNLPYAISSIREALEKTGVLAAMNTDYKLFHDAPEKALTDFLEKNPTTIVIQKSKFEIDVQYKLVQYNVSLEHDATALSYYQMEGINAQSTLHEVYEHLKNSRSGAVYIYDQELNDIIGVITWNILQSFLQKAQY, encoded by the coding sequence ATGCGCTTGCAGGCTTTAAGAGAGGAAGTAGCTCACCCACGTACATCAGTGCAGTTGTGCGTGCTTGGCATTGTTGGGGGCACAAGTGCAGCGCTCATTATTATCCTATTTCGACTTTGCGTAGAATGGTTGCAAGCCACGGGCATTACTACATTGCAATCGTACTTAAAGCACGACTGGCTAGTGTGGCTCCTTATGCCGTTGATAAGCGTTGCGCTTATCTTGTTTATTGCTTTTTTAACCGGGTTCAAGCATTACCGCCTCGGCATTCCCTTTGTCATACATCGCGTTAAATACTTTTACGGCCATATTCCTTTCAGAACGACAATAAATCAATTCTTTGGCGGCATGCTAGCACTCGCGGGTGGTTTTGTTGTTGGCCGCGAGGGCCCGAGTGTTCACATGGGCGCATCGGGAAGCAGCTTTTTAGGACAGTGGCTTCGTTTACCTTACAACAGTATTCGTATTCTGGCGGGCTGTGGCATTGCCGCCGGTATTTCAGCGTCATTTAATACTCCATTCGCCGCGGTCATTTTTGTGATGGAAGTTGTGTTACGAGAGTACAAAATTCATATCTTTGTTCCAGTAATGCTAGCTGCGGCATGCGGTTCAGTGCTGACGCGCATTGTATTTGGCGAAATTAACGAACTGTCTTTCTTGTCGTTTAATGCGTTCAGTCAATGGATGTATTTTTACTTGGTATTGCTCGGCATTTTGTTAGGCATGCTGGCAGTCTTGTTCAATAGCCAACTCATGCGCGTTATGACCTTATTTAGACCGGTTTCGATGGTCTGGCGTCTAGTATTGGCCGCCGTTATCACTGGTACTATCGGCATGTTTATCCCCGAAGCGCTAGGGGCAAACTTTGTTGATGTGGAGCACTTGTTTGACACTTCGCCCAGCACACTATTACTTGTATCAACACTGGTGTTTAAAGTTATATTGGCGGTCTTTGCAATTGGTCTCGGTATACCTGGCGGCATTATTGGCCCAGTAATGGTGATCGGCATGTTGGCGGGCGCCGTGTTATTACTACCACTTTCTTATTTTATTGATGTTCCTGAGTTTACCAATAGTTTTGCCTTACTAGGTATCGCAGGCATGCTAACAGCCGTGTTGCACGCGCCTCTTGCGGCACTGTCTGCTGTGATGGAGCTCTCTTACAGCCCTCAAATTATCTTGCCCGCTATGCTTGTCATTGTGCCAGCCTACGTAACGTCTACCCAATTTTTTGGCAACCGCTCAATATTCATCAGACAGCTTGATTATCAAAACCTGCCCTATGCAATTTCTTCAATTCGTGAAGCATTAGAAAAAACCGGGGTACTTGCAGCGATGAACACCGACTACAAACTGTTTCACGACGCACCAGAAAAGGCATTAACGGATTTTCTTGAGAAAAACCCGACGACCATTGTTATTCAAAAATCAAAATTTGAAATAGATGTGCAGTATAAACTGGTCCAATACAACGTAAGCTTAGAACACGATGCCACCGCATTAAGTTATTACCAGATGGAAGGCATTAACGCACAGTCAACACTTCACGAAGTTTACGAACATCTTAAAAACTCGCGTTCTGGCGCAGTGTATATTTACGATCAGGAACTAAACGATATTATTGGCGTTATTACGTGGAATATATTGCAAAGTTTCTTACAAAAGGCCCAATACTAG